The Daphnia carinata strain CSIRO-1 chromosome 9, CSIRO_AGI_Dcar_HiC_V3, whole genome shotgun sequence nucleotide sequence atccTAATATCCTAGAAAATTTTCCGGATACAACATTaccagaaatgcaggaaattcagcaagaacaacgaaaggcaatcacaaccatGATTAATTCGCCActattcggaggaattttaaagACTAATTATggcagcggaaatataatctgggatatgattgcctggggattattgaaaaatggaaaaacaccgaacgaaaaatgtctaacataccacggagtaaacaaacaaatgacgttagaagaatgtgacaaagagtggccgcgatgacaagaagaactaagataACTAGTGAGcagcaacgatccattagtgcaatcacaaaccacggtagccaactgtagTAAAACAACAGACAGAGGCCAAACTTtttgaatatacatctgacttcaccatcagaccgttcaacacaaacacctgtgTCAAAGCCAACACGACAATGCTAGTCCTTCAGGAATGCGCTAACActagctcaatctggggcacattcgagcatacaggacagctcatggcaacagatcgAGCTGGGTTACATTCACCTTCATCAGACAGAAAGTGTgtaacacagagagtaggacgagtgagcctggggcattgtcacggctCCAGCCAGAAACAACATTTCAGCTTCGAATATCGGAATCCACATCAGCCAAAAACgctttcagcggcagccatcattgcACTACACACGCAACAGCCATTGGAtgggaaaacactcccatccATTCCGCCACTAATGAAAAGGGAAGTCAACAACCAAtcaaaaaggaataaaacatTGACTCCgccccctgccacgcccacaacagaaaaatccacaatAACGACAAGCACTACAACAACCACGAAGCCCAccataaaaacaacattgggaacaacgacaaaaacaacggtaaaaactactactacaattaggccagttacaaacacagcagcaaacaaacccacaacaacgcataaaattacaactaaacccagtatgacatcaacttcaacaaaaccCGCCACAACTACAAAGCCCATAGacacgtcaacaagcactaaacctacCACAACTACTAGGCCTACGACAACTGTTAAAgtaacttcaacaaccactacaactatGAAGCctacgtcaacaacaacaacagccactACGACAAgctccacaacaacagcaacaacaacaacgcgtCAACCAAGCTCAACTACACCGAGTACGACAACGGTGAAAGAAAGTTCGACGACCCCACAGTCATAAACACAGACAGCCAAAATGACCACattaactacaacagaaacaacgtctacaatagaagaaaattaaattcaggccatcgaggAAGACAAGAATGGAAATTTACCGCCAGCGGAGTCtctgataatttcaatggatcagaaaactgaggattcattaattaatgaaaatttggaaagcaGCCTACCCaaaaacaattattattaaataaaatgcacgaccaatataaaatcagcatcgaaacagaacacgaaaacaagcttgcaaaagaaattcgagacGTTTActgtcaactatcagcaatcaaaagaacacaagctgtTACCTTAGCCCAAACCAATGGAATTTTGGCTGCAGCAGCCGTAGGCTTACCTATCTACACAAGAttacaaggcttcggtcaagcaatgacacttcaacaatgcgaagccaaaagaatttttatatcagcgaatgaaacaaaatgtggatttcaaccgttctttacttacgaaggaaagaactgtacagggaacagatggatggtcaattcacccatattccaattgtttttggaaaacaccgttagtgaatttaaatggaaatccacataCCTGGAAATACaactctacaacaggagattggatacgccagaaacctagcaatcacatgcctaatctagacctcatacatacatacatacctcatacagaatttgaagaactccaccttaataatttcgacttctcgttgaaaagtcatccagcgcacgagacaatggagatggaacaattaaatatcctgaatgatctagtaggcagaatgcaagaaggaaactccaattctgttggagatattgtgatgtcagaacaacaagttAATCAAATATGCCACATATTCTGACAGAAACACAAAGTTAAATGCGCTCTCCACGGCCAGAAACAGTCGCGATAACGCGCATACCCAGGACAGTTCCTGAATGAGAAAtcggattattattattatcttaaaaaaataaaataaaataaaatattaaacaaaCCCCTACAAGTAATAGTTGTTGCGTATCTCAAATTAGAGAGTAGCAATAGCTTTTATTTTGTCAGTCCCTTTACCTTTGCTTTCTTGTCTTGTCCAATATTATAACTGACGAAGTTTGCTATACTTGTATTGACTGAACAAGGAACACTTCGACGGACAAGAGGGTATTTCGACGTGATTGTCGACTTGAAAGGAGGTACAAAGGGAAGACAACGAGACAGAAAAcagactcgtagagactgtatATAAGACTTAAACTTACTGGACCGGGTCGACCCGCTAGGGccaccaagaaaacaaaaaaaagggaagagaaacaaaatagaatgtGGCGAACAGGGAGCCCTCTACCGGGTTCTAACCccaccgatcaaatcggtgacagcGGGCCCTTGTTTGTCGCTTCGACAAACAACTTTCGAGTGAAGAAGAAcacactttttaaaaaaccgatggtgttaactcattagataaatggttcacaaaacatttttttcttatcctattttaatttaaattacaggagaacatgaactatattgtatttaatagagttcatttaacaaactactattagacatactacagaaatatttattacttatatcgcacattatgtggtcataaccaacttttccaattgaactaatgttttactatttcatacatctttcgttatatacagctcttacatattctgattttgctctaataatattttattaaatgaactccattagattcaaaataattcatgttccccagcaattaaaataaaaataggataagagataaaacatttgtgaaccatttaaataatgagtaaacgccatcggtttttgaaaaagagaaatgcatATAAGCCGGCGCTCTTATGCAATACATTGcttaccggattggaggctcatcgttcccctcggaacaaggtaaatgaaatagaactatttctaaggagaaataggactgatgccgaggagaaataggactgatgccatggagaaataggactgtcctaaaagtttttaaaagtcagtcctatttctcccagtcctatttctccagtcctatttcgtttcagtcctatttcaccgccaatcgtTTAAGCGAGTTTGACAGTGAAGGCGTATGACTAGTTTCAAGtgtcatttcattttgcgCTAACAGCAGGCATAATCTAGTCACAGGACGAGTCAAGGTATTTTTTGCGccggaaatttttattttagctacACGTACTACATTATCGGACGTGCTAGGTAAAATTTCGACTACCTTTCCCAATGGCCACTGCCCCCGAGGGTTTAATGGATCGACAACAAGTACAATATCGTCCACTTCGATATTTTTGTGACTCTTGACCCATTTTCTCCTTTGGGTGATGTACGGTAGACATTCAGTGATCCATCTTTTCCAGTAGTGGTTGACGATAAGTTGACTTTGTGCAAACTGGTTCTTTGAGATGCTCGTGTTGTCAAGATCGACGAATGCTAGCGGGATGTACGGCATTGGTCTTGCGtgtaaaaaatgatttggaGTGAGAGGGTCTGGATCTTCGGGATTTACGCTGAGATGAGTCAGCGGTCGAGCATTAAGCAATGCCCCGATTTCAGCCACAACAGTATTTAAAACTTGATCACTGACGAGACTATTTCCGAGGATCACTTTCATAGCTCTTTTGCACGATTGCACGAGCCTCTCCCACACTCCCCCGAAGTGAGGTCCACTTGGCGGAGAAAAACGCCACTCGATGTGTCGACAAGTGAATTGTGCTTCCAGGTAGTCTTTGCTGTTGTTCAATTCTTCGACTGCCTCATTCAACTCCTTTTCTCCAGCTACAAAATTTGTGCCGTTGTCGCTATATACAACGACTGGCTTTCCCCTCATGCTGGAGAATCGGGAAAAGGCCATTAAGAATGCCTCGGCGCTGAGGCTTGCAGTCACTTCTAGATCGACTGCTCGGGTTGTGAGACACGTAAAAAGGCAAATCCACCTTTTCTCGTGTCGTCGCCCTTTCCCTCCTACTTTGACAGTCAGTGGACCAAAATAGTCGACTCCTGTATGGGCGAATGGAGGCAAGAACGGCGTTATGCGATGGACTGGTAGCTGAGCCATGAGTGGTGCAACTGGTTGTGCATCTCTCCGCTTGCAGGGAATGCACTTGTTGAGTATAGACTTGACTGTCCTTCGTCCAGAGGTTATCCAATACATTTTTCGAGGTTCGCACAATAGGCGGTTGGCCTTCATGTGGTAATTTCGAACGTGAGCATCCCAGACGATCAGGCTTGTGATGCGTTCCTCTGGAGGTAAAATCACTGGGTGTCTTGTGACGTAGTCAATAGGTGCTTGTCCAATTCGCCCGCCCACTCGCATCAGGTGTTGTTCATCGATGAATGGTCGAAACTGCTTGAGTTTTGACCGGTTTGGCAgctctttccccttttttaagaACAACACATCTTCGGGGTAAGCCACTTCTTGTGCACGTTGAATGCACCTTGCCAGAGCCTTTTCAGTTTCGACTGGCGTCAGTTCTCCTGAAGTTAGCTTCACCCTTTTTACTTTGGCACAACAGTTTGCAATAAACCGCAAACACCATGCAAGCACTCGTTCCAGGCGCACTTTGTTAGAATAATATTCCACGCACTGGTCGATCACATTGTCACTGGGCTCCGTTCTCACTTTGTAGACGTGAATGGCTTCGGGATCTTGATGGTCATCTTGATCAATCTGGTCCCACTTTGGCCATGATGGGGGTTCCAACAACAGGAAGGCTGGCCCTTGATGGAACTGCTGCAATTCCTTGAGGTTGCTGGGATCCAATCCTCTGCTGCAGACGTCTGCTGGGTTCATGACTCCTGGGACGTGACGCCATTGCCGATAGTCGGTGTTCATTAGAATCTTTCCGATTCTGTTGCCCACAAACACTTCGTATTTGACGTTGGCAGAATGGATCCATCGAAGAACGGTTTGGGAGTCGACGTGAAACGTGATTTGGCTCAGATCCAGGTTCATCTCATGGCAAATCAGTATGGCCAAGTGTAACGCTTCGACGGCTCCTTGGAGTTCAAGCCGAGGGATCGAGAGCTGTTTCAACGGTGCGACGTGCGTTTTGGCTATGATAAAAGACACGTCGATCCTTTCACTGGCGTACGTTGTTCTCGCGTACGCGACTGCTCCAAAACCTAGTTGACTGGCGTCGGCAAAGATGTGTACTTGCTGTGTTGTTGGGCGCTCTTCGTTTACTAAGCATCGCGGAACTGTGATGCTTGCTAGGTTCGACAAGCTTTGACACCACTCTTGGAATGGGCATTTCAGAGGTTCGGGCAACTCTTCATCCCAGTCTAGTTTAGCTCGCCATACTTCTTGAATTAGCACCTTCATGGCGAACACCATTGGAGCAACGAATCCTAGCGGATCGTATACTGTAGCTACCACACTTACGAGATTTCTTTTCGTAGGTGTGGTGTGTGACTGGACCTTTTCTCCCACCTAGAACGTGAACGCGTCGATTTCCCTGTCCCAAAGAATCCCTAGTGCTCGATCCATGGGCAATTTGTCCAGGTCTAAATCCAGTTTTGGATTGGCCAAGCCTAAAGGTTTGATCGCTGTCAGGACCTTtcttgacgacgacgaccactTGGTGAGATTAAAACCCCCCAGCTGCAACAATTCTTTTAGCTGGCGGGCCCGTTTGATTGCCTCGTCTTCCGACTCGAACGAATCCAGATAGTTGTCGACGTAGAAGCTTGTTTTTACGCTGGCAGCTGCATGTGGAAATTTCGTCTTGTGGTCTTCAGCTGTTTTGTTtaaggcaaacaaacaagttgatGGCGACGAGACGGCCCCAAAGACATGGACTGTCATCCTGTAGGTGAGCGGGGATGTCGTGCTGTTTGGTGACCGGTACAAAAATCGGAAGGCATCTTGGTCCTCTTCTGGAACTAAAACCTGGTGATACATCTTCTCGATGTCACTACTGATGGGAATTTGGTGTTTGCGAAAGCGCAAGATTATTCCAAGTAGGTTTAGGAGGTAGTTCGGGCCacgaagaagatttttgttcaagGAAGTACCTTCGCATTCTGCTGAACCGTCGAAGACCACTCTGGTTTTTGTCGTCAGACTGGTCGCACTTTGAACACCATGATGAGGCATGTAATTTGTATTTAGTGTTCTCCCTTTAGCTTCTTCTGTTGATAACAGACGAGCATGGCCAAGGTTGATGTATTCTTGAATGACGTCGTCATATCGTGTGGCGTAGCTCGGGTCTCTTTTGAAGCGACGTTCAATTTGGAAAAGGCGGCTGAGCGCCATACTTCGGTTGTCCGGCAATTCTGGATTGTCGACCTTCCACATTAGACCAATTTGATGGTGATTCCTAATGTATCTGGTGGTCCTCTTCAGAATCTCCTCTCCCCGTCGATCTTCTGCTGACAGGAGTGTAGGAGGCTGTACAGAGTCTTTCGACTCCAGCCTCCAAAACTGCTCGACAAGTTCGGAAAggttcctttcttcttttctcgatGTGATGTGGGCTACATAATGGCTTGGTTGCTCCTGTTCGCTTTGCGGGCCCACTTTGCCTCCCAGGCACCATCCAAATGGCGTGTTGAAAGCTACCGGTCCGGTTGACCCATCCATCGGTTTTCGTGATTCGCTATGGTCGGAGCGTCTACTACATCGAGACCAATTAGAACCGTTACTTGGTTGGATTGGACTTCTGGGAGCTTCAGGCCTTGTAGATGAGGGAATGCCTTTGCTTGGACACCCGAAAAGGTCGGGTTTTGAGTGACTTGTAGATTGTCTACTGCATACGCTCTTCTTGCCTGGAACGAAGTCGAGCTGTCTCGCGAACTGATGACGAAGTCCACTATGTGAGCGTTAACTGGGGTGACCCCCCCGTCATAGGAAGTCACGTTGATCTTCGTTGTTGGCCCGGCTAAACCTAGTTTGGTTCTAGCCACATCACTTCGGATTAAGGTGGAATCGCTTCCGCTGTCTAGAAATCCGAAGGAATCGAAGACCTTTTCTCCCTGTTGTAGACGAACAGGAACAATTTTGAACAGCACTTGACGTGGTGTGTCCAGTCCAGTGCGTGATACTGCGCCAAGGAAGGCTTCATCGACTTTATCGTCGAAAGTCACTCGCCTTGGTGGTGTCGATTCTGGTGTGGTCTTGTAGTCACTGGAGGTGCTCGCATTGTTTCTTGTAGAAAACTCGGAACCATGAAGCAGTGTCGAGTGCCATGGATTCTTGCATCCTTTGACCTTACATCGAATCGATTTGAATCTGCACGCTCGGCTGGTGTGCTTTCCTGTAAGGCATCGGAGACACCTGCCTGCTTTGAAGACTGTCTCCGCTCTTTGTGTTGGAGACATCTGCTTGAAGGTGTTACATTCTTCAATTCTGTGGATTGGCTCTCTGCAGACAAAACACGTTGGGCTGCCTTTGGTTTGGCTAAATGAGGTTGTATTTGGTGGGTTCACCCGCAGACCTCCCCCTTTTGTTTGCAACGACTTTGTCTCAGACGTTGAGGTGGTGACATGGTTAATGGTCGAAACGTAAGGAGTTGGATATCCTTTCCCATTCTTCTTTGGCGCGGCTGGTGGTGGTAGAAGCGCTGGAGGACCGGCCATAAGTTTTGTGAAATCTGAAACCTTTGACTGGAGGGTTAACCAGTCATCCAGATCGACAATTGAAGGTACAGCGGGATGCATCTTCATTACCTTTCCTCCCCATCTCTCCCTCAAGGACTTCGGCAGTTTGGTGACAACATGCATGAGGTTGCCCAGCGATTCTAATTCGCTCGCGAGTCCAGAGGTTGACAGAGCGGAGACAGCCCCGTGAAGCTTCTTGGAGAATGTTTTCAGACTGGCGCTGTCATTTGGCTGCACGGACGGGAGTCGAAGGAGATTGTTTAGGTGTGTTTGGGCCATGATAGTGGTGTAGCCATATTCTTGATCAAGTCGATGCCAGACCACTTCGTATTTGCTTGGGTCATGCACGCAATCGGCTACCGAGTTGAGAACATGCGTAGCGAGCAGCACTTGCAGATGCGCTAGTCGAATTCCATTGTCGCTGCATCGGTTGTGATACAGCGTCATAAACTTCGACTTCAACATCTGGTAGTTCAGAGGGTTCCCGTCGAACTTGGTGATGGTGAGAGGTGGAAGTGCTGACATTTTCAAAGAATCAACAAGTTGGCAGATGAGACTAGAATCAGATTTTGGATCGCCCTTTTCTGTTGCTGGCAACTAAACGATGGATCGTGAGACATGTCGATAGTTGCCCCTATGCTGTCCATTTGCTCGCCCGTTGTCCCAGCTCTTCTGCATTGCTCCAATAGGTTGGCTGCCTGTGGCGGTGAGGATGGGGTAATGCCTTGCGGCCATCCTAAAGCTTCGCGACGTTGAGACAACATGCCTTGTATCGACGTGTCTAGACGAACTTGGGATGAGACATTTTCACCCTCGGGCCATTGTCTAGACATTTTTGCACACGTCTGTTGTACAAGGCATTTTAACCTTTCGAGTTCTTTGGACTGCGATTCACTGGTTTTCTGGATAGCTTCTAGTTTTTCTTCGACTTTCTTGGAGctggactcgttttcttccacCATTTGGCCCATCGCAGACTTGAGTCGAAtgtccatcttcttttctacGGTTGCTAAAGATTTTTCGTTAACCTCGTGGATCGATTGTAGGATTTGCTCGGTCGCGTGTAACGACTCACTTTGCCGTTTGGCTTGTAGAGATGACTTCTTTATGTCATTAACAATGTCTGATAAAAGCTCCCCATGTCGGTTTAGGACTTCTTGATTGTGGCGAGCTTGAGTTTCGAGTTGTTGAGTTTTTACAGATACAGtcaaattttcctttttacttgCTTTTGTCACTGTTGAGTTGATAGTGACTGACGATGCAAGTGACGATACGATCGACCGCGATGCTAGATGTTGGTCGATTTCTGACAGTACACTCTGGTGGTCTGTCGTGAACTGTACTTCCCATCGTTCACATTCGGCTCAGCGCTTACCAGGTAGATTGGTAACTGTCTCCACATATTTTTCGTGAAGCTCCATGGTGCTATCGAACAGGCGTACGAGTTCGGTACGCCAGATGCTCAATTGGCCCTTGCTGAGACGAATGCCTTGACGATGTTGGCGGATACAGTCATGGATCCTGGTCGACAGCGTGGTGTGCTCCCTCTTCCGTAGACCTCGTGCTTGGGTGAGACTGGGAATTGATAAGTCGTTGCTCGCTTTCCCACCATGGTGATCGGGCCCCGCCTCGGCGATTTGTAAGGCCATTTTAGATTCTTCCTTGGTGGGTCTTGAGATGACTCCTATACTTCCTCCATCATGAACCGGCCCCGACTCCGCGGTTTTTGTGGCCGTTGTAGGTTCCTT carries:
- the LOC130690707 gene encoding uncharacterized protein LOC130690707 codes for the protein MKVLIQEVWRAKLDWDEELPEPLKCPFQEWCQSLSNLASITVPRCLVNEERPTTQQVHIFADASQLGFGAVAYARTTYASERIDVSFIIAKTHVAPLKQLSIPRLELQGAVEALHLAILICHEMNLDLSQITFHVDSQTVLRWIHSANVKYEVFVGNRIGKILMNTDYRQWRHVPGVMNPADVCSRGLDPSNLKELQQFHQGPAFLLLEPPSWPKWDQIDQDDHQDPEAIHVYKVRTEPSDNVIDQCVEYYSNKVRLERVLAWCLRFIANCCAKVKRVKLTSGELTPVETEKALARCIQRAQEVAYPEDVLFLKKGKELPNRSKLKQFRPFIDEQHLMRVGGRIGQAPIDYVTRHPVILPPEERITSLIVWDAHVRNYHMKANRLLCEPRKMYWITSGRRTVKSILNKCIPCKRRDAQPVAPLMAQLPVHRITPFLPPFAHTGVDYFGPLTVKVGGKGRRHEKRWICLFTCLTTRAVDLEVTASLSAEAFLMAFSRFSSMRGKPVVVYSDNGTNFVAGEKELNEAVEELNNSKDYLEAQFTCRHIEWRFSPPSGPHFGGVWERLVQSCKRAMKVILGNSLVSDQVLNTVVAEIGALLNARPLTHLSVNPEDPDPLTPNHFLHARPMPYIPLAFVDLDNTSISKNQFAQSQLIVNHYWKRWITECLPYITQRRKWVKSHKNIEVDDIVLVVDPLNPRGQWPLGKVVEILPSTSDNVVRVAKIKISGAKNTLTRPVTRLCLLLAQNEMTLETSHTPSLSNSLKRLAVK
- the LOC130690708 gene encoding uncharacterized protein LOC130690708, translating into MSALPPLTITKFDGNPLNYQMLKSKFMTLYHNRCSDNGIRLAHLQVLLATHVLNSVADCVHDPSKYEVVWHRLDQEYGYTTIMAQTHLNNLLRLPSVQPNDSASLKTFSKKLHGAVSALSTSGLASELESLGNLMHVVTKLPKSLRERWGGKVMKMHPAVPSIVDLDDWLTLQSKVSDFTKLMAGPPALLPPPAAPKKNGKGYPTPYVSTINHVTTSTSETKSLQTKGGGLRVNPPNTTSFSQTKGSPTCFVCREPIHRIEECNTFKQMSPTQRAETVFKAGRCLRCLTGKHTSRACRFKSIRCKVKGCKNPWHSTLLHGSEFSTRNNASTSSDYKTTPESTPPRRVTFDDKVDEAFLGAVSRTGLDTPRQVLFKIVPVRLQQGEKVFDSFGFLDSGSDSTLIRSDVARTKLGLAGPTTKINVTSYDGGVTPVNAHIVDFVISSRDSSTSFQARRAKGIPSSTRPEAPRSPIQPSNGSNWSRCSRRSDHSESRKPMDGSTGPVAFNTPFGWCLGGKVGPQSEQEQPSHYVAHITSRKEERNLSELVEQFWRLESKDSVQPPTLLSAEDRRGEEILKRTTRYIRNHHQIGLMWKVDNPELPDNRSMALSRLFQIERRFKRDPSYATRYDDVIQEYINLGHARLLSTEEAKGRTLNTNYMPHHGVQSATSLTTKTRVVFDGSAECEGTSLNKNLLRGPNYLLNLLGIILRFRKHQIPISSDIEKMYHQVLVPEEDQDAFRFLYRSPNSTTSPLTYRMTVHVFGAVSSPSTCLFALNKTAEDHKTKFPHAAASVKTSFYVDNYLDSFESEDEAIKRARQLKELLQLGGFNLTKWSSSSRKVLTAIKPLGLANPKLDLDLDKLPMDRALGILWDREIDAFTF